A single genomic interval of Ruminococcus sp. NK3A76 harbors:
- a CDS encoding Rep family protein — protein sequence MPDKSWRTCEITQDCCYGWTPENVHKFIDGWSSVKDYAYILHDKDKKDDNTTPREPHIHLMLRFSCAVHTSNILARAKKVGIPADCITENRIQKMKSWSAALNYLTHRDEHKPWKHVYDTAEVISNFDWQLESESAHQAKQLRADKGREKEIVEAIASGEIRLFNLSEHITSYEENLYSKAIKTAFNRRTRDLKLKNERNMEVIFISGESGVGKDTFAREWCKDKGLSYFTTGNNDKSPFDDYMGQDVIIWSDARDDVYKPAQIHTMLDNHWSSTQKARFVDQVLNCQYFIITSVKPLNEWYKNFYSKEGEDIKQLYRRIKTWYDMNDKDISCRIYDQNLNEYIYTDSYLNIYGHKSEYLDNAEKRVEFARDMRSDKMLSWNGMSDLFRRTSNIVEELEKNNANFFDVYEDETSELRSCLDAIHDIQANFYEHGKEIRYDKEIDGIVVDDIYE from the coding sequence ATGCCCGACAAATCATGGAGAACTTGCGAGATAACACAGGACTGCTGTTACGGCTGGACACCCGAAAACGTTCATAAATTCATAGACGGCTGGTCATCGGTCAAAGACTATGCATACATACTGCACGATAAGGACAAAAAGGACGATAACACAACACCGAGAGAACCTCACATTCACCTCATGCTCAGGTTCAGCTGTGCAGTACATACATCAAATATACTCGCAAGAGCCAAAAAGGTAGGTATTCCTGCCGATTGCATAACAGAGAACCGCATACAGAAAATGAAGTCTTGGTCTGCTGCTCTCAATTACCTTACACACAGAGATGAACACAAACCGTGGAAACACGTCTATGACACTGCCGAAGTTATCTCTAACTTCGACTGGCAGTTAGAGTCAGAGAGCGCACATCAGGCTAAACAGTTAAGAGCCGACAAGGGGAGAGAAAAGGAAATCGTCGAAGCAATCGCCAGCGGAGAGATACGCCTGTTCAACCTGAGCGAACACATAACTTCATACGAAGAAAACCTCTACAGCAAAGCTATAAAGACCGCCTTTAACAGAAGAACAAGAGACCTCAAACTCAAGAACGAGCGCAATATGGAAGTAATCTTCATATCGGGCGAGAGCGGAGTTGGTAAAGACACCTTTGCGAGAGAATGGTGCAAAGACAAAGGTCTTTCGTATTTCACAACAGGCAACAACGACAAATCACCCTTTGACGACTATATGGGACAGGATGTCATCATATGGTCGGATGCGAGAGATGACGTGTACAAGCCTGCACAGATACACACCATGCTCGATAACCACTGGTCAAGCACACAGAAAGCCCGTTTTGTTGACCAGGTACTCAACTGCCAGTACTTCATAATAACCTCGGTCAAACCGCTTAACGAGTGGTACAAGAACTTCTACTCCAAAGAGGGAGAGGACATCAAACAGCTCTACCGCCGTATTAAGACATGGTACGATATGAACGATAAGGATATATCGTGCAGGATATATGACCAGAACCTTAACGAATACATCTACACCGATTCATACCTCAACATATATGGTCACAAGAGTGAATACCTTGACAACGCCGAAAAGCGTGTAGAGTTTGCAAGAGATATGCGTTCGGACAAAATGCTGTCTTGGAATGGAATGAGTGACCTGTTCAGACGTACAAGCAACATCGTTGAAGAACTGGAAAAGAACAATGCGAACTTCTTTGATGTGTACGAAGACGAAACATCAGAACTTCGTTCTTGTTTAGATGCTATACATGATATACAGGCAAATTTCTACGAACACGGAAAAGAAATACGTTATGATAAAGAAATAGACGGTATAGTGGTAGATGATATCTATGAATAA
- a CDS encoding endonuclease MutS2, whose product MNKYFETLELHKILQKLSDLCSNAVSKQLSLEITPSVDIDDVRREVERTDNALSLTIQHGTPHFINFTDITPIVKHAVSGAELSLKELIEIRRFLYQIRMLEEWHKELKEECSLEFLFEMLYPDRYLEQRLDVSIIDENNLADEASSELASIRRKISNAELKIRETLDKMIRSASTLKYLQEAIVTIRDGRYCLPVKTEHKGSVSGMVHDTSASGNTLFIEPAAVVEANNEIRILKGRELDEIRRIIREFSFEISGQSEQLMSSFEAAVKLNIYFSKANLAADMRACKPEIGDDGVIILNKARHPLIDPKSVVPVDFKIGEGYTSLIITGPNTGGKTVVLKTVGLLTLMTMCGLLIPVTDGSRISVFHDILVDIGDKQSIEMSLSTFSSHMNRVVEILDTADFQSLVLIDELGSGTDPVEGAALAVAIIEKLRQKGATLVTTTHYQELKMYAIDTERVENASCEFDVNTLMPTYKLIVGTPGKSNAFAISKRLGLADDVIAHAKELVTDENSRFEAIIDDLDKLRTELEENKRKTESDRRTAEKLRAELEHEKQELALRREQELEKARAEAQNIVNRVQRESQALVEELEKVRKEKESQDFSKLALEAKQKQRSSMNKLYLEANPVISKDDDSYVLPRPLKKGDNVIIAESGRKGIVVNPPDAKGMCFVQVGVMKTKLDVKKLRLVEKEKDTKKPKKRGSVSTKGVESRMTRRVSTELDIRGYASDDGIYEVDNFLDSAVMSGVGLVTIIHGKGTGVLKNAIRTHLKRHPQVKSARPGLYGEGEDGVTIVELKK is encoded by the coding sequence ATGAATAAATATTTTGAAACACTTGAACTACATAAAATACTGCAAAAGCTGAGTGATCTGTGCTCAAATGCTGTATCAAAGCAGCTTTCGCTTGAAATAACGCCATCGGTCGATATAGACGACGTCAGGCGTGAGGTCGAGCGGACAGATAATGCACTTAGCCTTACCATACAGCACGGAACACCGCATTTTATAAACTTTACAGATATTACACCGATAGTAAAGCACGCTGTTTCAGGTGCTGAGCTGTCATTAAAGGAGCTTATTGAGATAAGGCGTTTTCTTTATCAGATAAGAATGCTTGAAGAATGGCATAAAGAGCTCAAGGAGGAATGCAGCCTTGAGTTTCTTTTCGAGATGCTTTATCCTGACAGATACTTAGAGCAAAGGCTTGATGTGTCGATAATTGATGAAAACAATCTTGCCGATGAAGCGAGCAGCGAGCTTGCATCTATCAGACGAAAGATATCAAATGCAGAGCTGAAGATCAGGGAGACTCTTGATAAGATGATACGCTCGGCATCAACGCTGAAATATCTTCAGGAGGCTATAGTAACTATCCGTGACGGAAGATATTGCCTGCCAGTAAAGACAGAGCATAAGGGAAGCGTCAGCGGTATGGTGCATGACACATCTGCAAGCGGTAATACTCTGTTTATCGAGCCGGCTGCAGTTGTTGAAGCCAACAATGAGATAAGGATACTCAAAGGGCGTGAGCTTGATGAGATAAGAAGGATCATCAGGGAGTTTTCTTTTGAGATATCCGGACAGAGCGAACAGCTCATGTCGAGCTTTGAGGCTGCTGTAAAGCTCAATATATACTTTTCAAAAGCCAATCTTGCAGCTGACATGAGAGCCTGCAAGCCTGAGATAGGCGATGACGGGGTAATTATCCTTAACAAAGCAAGACACCCGCTTATTGATCCAAAAAGCGTTGTACCTGTCGATTTCAAAATAGGTGAGGGATACACATCTCTTATCATCACAGGTCCTAATACCGGCGGTAAGACTGTTGTTCTGAAAACTGTCGGCCTGCTTACTCTTATGACTATGTGCGGTTTGCTTATCCCTGTAACTGACGGCAGCAGGATTTCTGTTTTTCATGATATCTTGGTTGATATCGGCGACAAGCAGTCTATTGAGATGAGCCTTTCTACTTTTTCATCGCATATGAACAGGGTAGTCGAGATACTTGATACGGCTGATTTTCAGAGTCTTGTGCTTATTGATGAGCTTGGCTCGGGCACTGACCCTGTAGAGGGTGCAGCACTTGCTGTTGCTATAATTGAAAAGCTCCGTCAGAAGGGTGCTACACTTGTAACAACAACGCATTATCAGGAGCTTAAGATGTATGCTATAGATACAGAAAGAGTCGAGAACGCTTCCTGTGAGTTTGATGTCAACACGCTTATGCCTACATATAAGTTGATAGTCGGCACACCCGGAAAGTCTAATGCTTTTGCCATATCAAAGCGTCTGGGGCTTGCTGATGATGTTATTGCGCACGCAAAAGAGCTTGTAACTGATGAAAACAGCCGGTTTGAGGCTATTATTGACGACCTTGACAAGCTGAGGACTGAGCTTGAGGAAAACAAGCGCAAGACCGAATCTGACAGAAGAACTGCTGAAAAGCTCAGAGCAGAGCTTGAACACGAAAAACAGGAGCTTGCACTCAGGCGTGAGCAGGAGCTTGAAAAGGCGAGAGCCGAAGCACAGAACATAGTTAACCGTGTTCAACGTGAGAGCCAGGCACTTGTTGAGGAGCTTGAAAAGGTTCGCAAGGAAAAGGAAAGCCAGGATTTCTCAAAGCTGGCACTTGAAGCCAAGCAGAAACAGCGTTCGTCAATGAACAAGCTGTATTTAGAAGCAAACCCTGTTATTTCCAAGGACGATGACAGCTATGTACTGCCGAGGCCTCTTAAAAAGGGTGACAATGTTATAATTGCCGAGTCAGGCAGAAAGGGTATTGTTGTTAATCCGCCTGATGCAAAGGGTATGTGCTTTGTGCAGGTCGGTGTTATGAAAACCAAGCTCGATGTAAAGAAGCTGCGTCTTGTAGAAAAGGAAAAAGATACAAAGAAGCCCAAGAAACGTGGCTCGGTGTCCACAAAGGGCGTTGAGAGCCGAATGACAAGGAGAGTCAGCACTGAGCTCGATATCAGAGGTTATGCATCTGATGACGGCATTTACGAGGTGGATAATTTCCTTGACAGTGCTGTTATGTCCGGCGTAGGGCTTGTGACAATAATCCACGGAAAAGGAACAGGCGTACTCAAAAATGCTATAAGAACACATCTTAAGCGACACCCGCAGGTCAAGAGCGCTCGACCCGGTCTATACGGTGAAGGCGAAGATGGCGTAACTATTGTCGAGCTTAAGAAGTGA
- the recO gene encoding DNA repair protein RecO: MSKNLIKFKGLVIKEKRIGDNKLIVVLTKELGVISIFCNGGFKPQSKNLGATQLFSYSDFCVDEKTDSKGLKRYYLDSSSSDTIFYRIRLDVISSALAAYIAELLDYCGIAESNNGEVLRLTLNTFYSLDKDRQPPELLKSIYEIRLLCETGFRPNLVACNNCYLYESDSMHFNIKTGKLLCDDCISEEDRNNGFDFVLDKQMLYIIRYIALSDYHELFSFKLSDKAQKWLTKFSESFVNYYFKGHFNARSFFKMINLV, from the coding sequence ATGTCGAAGAACCTAATCAAATTCAAGGGTCTGGTGATAAAGGAAAAGAGAATAGGTGACAACAAGCTCATAGTTGTGCTTACTAAGGAGCTTGGCGTTATAAGCATTTTCTGCAACGGCGGTTTCAAGCCGCAGTCTAAAAACCTCGGCGCTACACAGCTTTTTTCCTATTCCGATTTCTGTGTGGACGAAAAGACAGATTCTAAGGGATTGAAAAGGTATTATCTTGACAGCAGCAGCTCTGATACTATCTTTTACCGTATAAGGCTTGATGTGATAAGCTCTGCACTTGCGGCTTATATTGCTGAGCTGCTTGATTACTGCGGCATAGCTGAGAGCAATAACGGCGAGGTGCTAAGGCTTACGCTCAACACCTTCTATTCACTTGATAAGGACAGGCAGCCGCCGGAGCTTTTAAAATCTATATATGAGATACGTCTGCTCTGCGAGACTGGCTTTCGTCCTAATCTTGTAGCCTGCAATAACTGCTACCTGTATGAGTCTGACTCGATGCATTTCAACATAAAGACAGGCAAGCTGCTTTGTGATGACTGCATCTCCGAGGAAGACAGAAACAATGGCTTTGACTTTGTCCTTGATAAGCAGATGCTTTATATCATTCGATATATTGCGCTTAGTGATTATCATGAGCTTTTCAGCTTCAAACTATCTGACAAAGCTCAGAAATGGCTTACAAAGTTTTCGGAATCATTTGTAAATTACTATTTCAAAGGACATTTCAACGCCCGCAGTTTCTTTAAAATGATCAACCTTGTCTGA
- the era gene encoding GTPase Era, giving the protein MQERQTKNSFVTIIGRPNVGKSSLLNALVGEKIAAVSDKPQTTRTKITGVVTKEDTQYVFMDTPGMHKAKNKLSEHMIEAINESAADVDTIMLVVDVTKKLGDTDKALAANSGSANTKKILIINKIDLIEDKQDLIGKIAEYSSIADFDDVIPISVKENDGLDIVMETLEKYAVDGPHYFPDDMLTDQPEKVIMAEIIREKALNNLNEEIPHGIAVTIERLDERDSRNGEAILDIEATVFCERESHKRIVIGKGGSMLKKIGSDAREELEEFFQIKVNLNLWVKVKEGWRNREGMIRNFGLSLK; this is encoded by the coding sequence ATGCAGGAAAGACAGACAAAAAACTCATTCGTTACTATAATAGGCAGACCTAATGTCGGCAAATCATCGCTCCTCAATGCTTTGGTAGGGGAAAAGATAGCCGCAGTAAGTGACAAGCCGCAGACAACAAGAACAAAGATAACCGGCGTTGTAACTAAAGAAGACACGCAGTATGTGTTTATGGATACTCCCGGTATGCACAAGGCCAAGAACAAACTGTCTGAGCACATGATAGAAGCTATAAACGAATCGGCTGCTGATGTAGATACGATTATGCTGGTAGTTGATGTTACTAAGAAGCTCGGTGATACAGATAAGGCTCTTGCTGCAAATTCAGGCAGTGCCAATACAAAGAAGATACTAATTATCAACAAGATAGATCTTATCGAGGACAAGCAGGATCTTATAGGGAAGATAGCTGAGTATTCCTCGATTGCTGATTTTGATGATGTGATACCTATAAGTGTCAAGGAAAACGACGGTCTTGATATCGTTATGGAAACACTTGAAAAGTATGCTGTAGACGGCCCTCACTATTTCCCTGATGATATGCTCACCGACCAACCTGAAAAGGTTATCATGGCTGAGATCATCAGAGAAAAGGCACTTAATAATCTTAACGAGGAGATCCCACACGGAATTGCTGTGACTATTGAGCGGCTTGATGAGCGTGATTCAAGAAACGGTGAAGCTATTCTTGATATCGAAGCGACAGTTTTCTGTGAGAGAGAGTCTCATAAGAGGATAGTTATCGGAAAAGGCGGCAGTATGCTCAAAAAGATAGGCTCAGATGCAAGAGAAGAACTGGAGGAGTTTTTCCAGATAAAAGTTAATCTCAATCTCTGGGTCAAGGTCAAGGAAGGCTGGCGCAATAGGGAAGGCATGATAAGGAATTTCGGCCTTTCCTTAAAATAA
- the ybeY gene encoding rRNA maturation RNase YbeY, with product MGKVKVSIMNNQTEVKVPVGIRLLIRKCCHAVTESEKFQGDSEVSVSFVNDERIHELNKEYRDVDRPTDVLSFPMGENGEYDLNNETGAYILGDIVISLETALKQASAYGHSLEREIGFLTVHSMLHLLGYDHEQDSLHERIMREKEEEILESLGISRDATFVIDEHAHE from the coding sequence ATGGGTAAGGTAAAAGTATCAATAATGAATAATCAGACCGAGGTCAAGGTGCCTGTAGGAATAAGGCTGCTTATTCGTAAATGCTGCCATGCCGTTACTGAAAGCGAGAAGTTTCAGGGCGACAGCGAGGTAAGCGTTTCGTTCGTTAATGATGAGCGTATACACGAGCTCAATAAGGAATACCGTGATGTTGACCGCCCGACAGACGTTCTGTCCTTCCCGATGGGCGAGAACGGTGAATATGACCTCAATAATGAGACAGGTGCATATATTCTCGGTGATATAGTTATTTCTCTTGAAACGGCTCTTAAACAGGCATCAGCCTACGGCCATTCGCTTGAGAGAGAGATAGGTTTTCTTACAGTTCACTCGATGCTGCATCTTCTTGGCTATGACCATGAGCAGGACAGCCTTCATGAGCGCATAATGCGTGAGAAGGAAGAGGAGATACTTGAAAGCCTCGGCATTTCAAGAGATGCTACCTTTGTTATCGACGAGCACGCACACGAATAA
- a CDS encoding PhoH family protein — protein sequence MTEKNISLDSMEETLAVFGDYDENINLIQRQYGVVILCRGTDIRVSGEQENVDKAAGCIDSLIGLIRKGERISTQNLMYIFSLIDEGSADQVEKLTSDGICITVGGKMVKPKTLGQKRYVSAIKENTITIGIGPAGTGKTYLAVAMAVKAFKAHEVNRIILTRPAVEAGEKLGFLPGDLQNKVDPYLRPLYDALFEMLGPESFTRQQEKGAIEVAPLAYMRGRTLDDSFIILDEAQNTTPEQMKMFLTRLGFNSKIVITGDVTQIDLPDKRRSGLVEAVKVLKNVSDISINRFTEKDVVRHKLVQDIIKAYEKYNEGRKA from the coding sequence ATGACAGAGAAGAATATCAGCCTTGACAGCATGGAGGAGACTCTGGCTGTTTTCGGCGATTATGATGAGAATATAAATCTGATACAGCGGCAGTACGGTGTTGTTATCCTCTGCCGGGGAACTGATATAAGAGTTTCCGGTGAGCAGGAAAATGTTGATAAGGCGGCTGGATGTATAGATTCTCTGATTGGTCTTATCAGAAAGGGAGAACGTATCAGCACACAGAATCTGATGTATATTTTCTCTCTTATAGATGAAGGCAGTGCCGATCAGGTAGAAAAGCTCACGAGTGACGGTATCTGCATAACTGTCGGCGGAAAAATGGTAAAGCCTAAGACACTTGGGCAGAAGCGTTATGTAAGCGCAATAAAGGAAAACACGATAACGATCGGTATTGGCCCTGCCGGCACAGGTAAGACGTATCTTGCTGTGGCTATGGCGGTAAAAGCGTTCAAGGCGCATGAGGTCAACAGGATAATCCTTACAAGGCCTGCTGTTGAAGCAGGGGAGAAGCTGGGTTTTCTGCCCGGTGACCTTCAGAACAAGGTTGACCCTTACCTCAGGCCGCTTTATGATGCTCTGTTTGAGATGTTAGGGCCTGAGAGCTTTACAAGGCAGCAAGAAAAGGGCGCTATTGAAGTTGCTCCGCTTGCATATATGCGAGGAAGAACGCTTGATGATTCGTTTATAATACTTGACGAAGCACAGAATACCACGCCTGAGCAGATGAAAATGTTTCTGACAAGGCTTGGGTTCAATTCAAAGATAGTTATAACAGGCGATGTCACACAGATAGATCTGCCGGATAAAAGGCGTTCGGGTCTTGTTGAAGCAGTCAAGGTGCTTAAAAATGTGTCGGATATCTCTATTAATAGGTTTACTGAAAAGGATGTAGTAAGACATAAGCTCGTTCAGGATATTATCAAGGCTTATGAAAAATATAATGAAGGAAGGAAAGCGTGA
- a CDS encoding sporulation protein YqfD, with protein MRKDKNCCVLMISGVKRYKLLDNIVKCGIECEQIQDRNEMLFISTHTSNIKRIERLAAKYGSVTQLQDKHISIRRRLIKNVMLHSGLVVGIVISIILCSVFSHMILRINIENDSEQVRADILSVLDENGLHIGSFKDGFDYVKLERELKRKVNGISWVGISEQGSTLVIDTIDNIPKPVSDNKRLPCNVVALHDCVVDKAEVFCGDLNVKIGSGVRAGDILISGERKKLISSGKDNKETEVTQYMRASGRVYGTFEKQAEFFFPYEQCINTPTGKEITVNYLNIFDADIPLFIRDIEGTYTYNAIREPVSVFGIELPVAITKVEYSEYTEAINTFTDEQIDEKIESSIRNYETELLTGYEIKDLKKTVSRADDGVTVKLIYTLYGEIGEQADIYLNKE; from the coding sequence ATGAGAAAGGATAAAAATTGCTGTGTGCTAATGATCAGCGGTGTAAAAAGATATAAGCTATTAGACAATATCGTCAAATGCGGTATTGAATGTGAGCAGATACAAGATAGGAATGAAATGCTGTTTATATCGACCCACACATCAAATATAAAGAGGATAGAGAGACTTGCGGCAAAATATGGCAGCGTAACTCAGCTTCAGGACAAACATATCAGCATCAGGCGCAGACTTATAAAGAATGTTATGCTTCATTCGGGGCTTGTTGTCGGGATAGTGATATCAATTATTCTGTGCAGTGTGTTTTCTCATATGATACTGAGAATAAATATTGAAAATGACAGCGAACAGGTCAGGGCGGATATTCTAAGTGTGCTCGATGAAAACGGACTTCACATAGGCAGCTTCAAGGACGGGTTTGATTATGTCAAGCTCGAACGTGAGCTAAAGCGCAAAGTGAATGGGATAAGCTGGGTAGGGATATCTGAACAGGGCAGCACACTTGTTATTGATACTATTGATAATATCCCCAAGCCTGTTTCCGATAATAAGCGGCTGCCTTGTAATGTTGTGGCACTTCATGACTGTGTGGTCGATAAAGCAGAGGTTTTTTGCGGTGATCTTAATGTAAAGATAGGCAGCGGCGTAAGGGCAGGGGATATTCTTATAAGCGGTGAGCGAAAAAAGCTCATCAGTTCAGGCAAGGACAATAAAGAGACAGAAGTCACACAGTATATGCGTGCAAGTGGACGTGTATATGGAACATTTGAAAAGCAGGCGGAGTTTTTCTTCCCGTATGAGCAGTGCATCAACACTCCTACAGGGAAGGAGATCACAGTAAACTATCTAAATATATTTGATGCGGATATCCCACTGTTTATAAGGGATATTGAAGGCACATACACTTACAATGCCATTAGGGAACCTGTGTCTGTTTTTGGTATAGAGCTGCCTGTTGCCATAACAAAGGTCGAATACAGCGAATATACCGAGGCTATCAATACCTTTACCGATGAGCAGATAGATGAAAAGATTGAGAGCAGTATCAGAAACTATGAGACAGAGCTTCTTACAGGGTATGAGATAAAGGATTTAAAGAAAACTGTTTCAAGGGCTGATGACGGTGTAACTGTAAAACTGATATATACATTATACGGTGAAATTGGTGAACAGGCAGATATTTATTTAAACAAAGAGTAA
- a CDS encoding YabP/YqfC family sporulation protein produces MKSHLKEKLRDLAFINAFISIVDDRCAVIENVQNIVECNEIYVNIEASGFSIKVWGSGLTLSNYEYSIVEVNGNITGIELEKQRRISGK; encoded by the coding sequence ATGAAATCGCATTTAAAAGAAAAGCTCAGAGATCTTGCTTTTATCAATGCTTTTATCAGTATTGTTGATGACAGATGCGCAGTTATAGAGAATGTGCAGAATATAGTTGAATGTAATGAGATATATGTAAACATTGAAGCCTCTGGTTTCAGTATAAAAGTGTGGGGCAGCGGACTTACGCTTTCAAACTATGAATACAGTATAGTTGAAGTGAATGGGAACATAACCGGTATTGAGCTTGAAAAACAGCGCCGTATTTCAGGGAAGTGA
- a CDS encoding family 10 glycosylhydrolase, with protein sequence MNNKIKVLPVLLALTLCSCGERIGETDNYNKLILQDNSGMLSQLGNEMITPISTLNKSNDKLNYSEQKAIWLSYIDLNELFYQKSKEEFIQGFEEVCRRCKSIGVNTLYIHCRAFGDAFYDSSLFQKTKTFGDIDYDPLELMTDIAHNNELSVHAWINPLRCETKQELDKADNELQITKWYNSDDDRLKYVTTDDHYWLDPAYDDVITLICDGVKEIIDNYDVDGIHFDDYFYPTTDESFDAMAFELSGESDLKSWRTENINKLVSSVYKTVKSLDESILFGISPQGNINNNYEYMYADVGKWCSENGYIDYIAPQIYFGFENSVLPFESCAQEWNELVKNESVSLIIGLAAYKIYTDEEFIDKSDILSLQINSTRGLERYSGYAFYNYISLFPTDSERAVTANKQIDNIKKTDGQ encoded by the coding sequence ATGAATAATAAAATAAAGGTATTGCCGGTGCTGCTGGCGTTGACACTTTGCAGCTGCGGTGAGCGAATCGGTGAAACAGATAATTACAATAAGCTGATATTGCAAGACAATTCAGGTATGCTTTCTCAGCTTGGCAATGAAATGATAACGCCTATCTCAACGCTGAACAAAAGCAATGACAAACTAAACTACAGTGAACAAAAGGCGATATGGCTGTCATATATCGACCTTAATGAACTGTTTTATCAGAAAAGCAAAGAGGAGTTTATACAAGGCTTTGAGGAAGTATGCCGCCGCTGTAAGTCGATAGGGGTAAACACGTTATATATACATTGCAGAGCATTCGGTGATGCCTTTTATGATTCGTCGCTATTTCAGAAAACAAAGACATTTGGCGACATAGATTATGACCCGTTGGAGCTTATGACGGATATTGCGCATAATAATGAATTATCAGTTCATGCATGGATAAATCCGCTTAGATGCGAGACTAAGCAGGAGCTTGATAAAGCTGACAATGAGCTACAGATAACAAAGTGGTATAATTCCGATGATGACAGGCTAAAATATGTTACGACTGACGACCACTACTGGCTTGACCCGGCATATGATGATGTTATAACGCTTATCTGTGACGGTGTAAAAGAGATAATCGATAATTATGATGTTGACGGCATACATTTTGATGATTACTTTTATCCCACGACAGACGAGAGCTTTGATGCAATGGCTTTTGAGCTTTCCGGAGAGAGTGACCTTAAAAGCTGGCGGACTGAGAACATCAACAAGCTCGTTTCATCAGTATATAAAACAGTCAAGAGCTTAGATGAAAGCATTTTGTTTGGCATATCTCCTCAGGGAAATATAAACAATAACTACGAGTATATGTATGCAGATGTGGGAAAATGGTGCAGTGAGAATGGATATATTGATTATATTGCGCCTCAGATATATTTTGGTTTTGAAAACAGCGTGCTGCCATTTGAAAGCTGCGCCCAGGAATGGAACGAGCTTGTGAAAAATGAGAGTGTAAGCCTTATAATCGGCCTTGCAGCATATAAGATATATACCGATGAGGAGTTTATTGACAAGAGCGATATACTATCACTTCAGATAAACAGCACCAGAGGGCTTGAAAGATACAGCGGCTATGCATTCTATAACTACATCTCATTATTTCCTACTGATAGTGAAAGAGCTGTTACAGCCAATAAGCAGATAGATAATATAAAGAAAACAGACGGCCAATGA
- the yajC gene encoding preprotein translocase subunit YajC, whose protein sequence is MNAAILAEAQASSTTQMLVTFLPLALIFVFFYLFILRPQRNQEKRDKAMRENLEIGDEVVTNGGIVGIVFQVKEDTVVIETGGDRSKIRVKKWAIAQNLTTHEDDK, encoded by the coding sequence ATGAACGCAGCGATTTTAGCAGAGGCACAGGCTAGCTCGACAACACAGATGCTTGTAACTTTTTTACCGTTAGCACTTATCTTTGTGTTTTTCTATTTATTTATATTAAGACCTCAGAGAAACCAGGAAAAAAGAGACAAGGCAATGAGAGAGAACCTTGAGATAGGCGATGAGGTAGTTACAAACGGCGGTATTGTAGGTATAGTTTTCCAGGTCAAGGAAGACACTGTTGTTATCGAGACCGGCGGTGACAGAAGCAAGATAAGAGTTAAGAAATGGGCTATTGCTCAGAACCTGACAACTCACGAAGACGATAAGTAG